In Candidatus Paceibacterota bacterium, the following are encoded in one genomic region:
- a CDS encoding MBL fold metallo-hydrolase gives MFKLLRLWVLLLEATVMAGGLAWGAEHDSRGPSGTTFVLWQLPNQTHSQIMSYVLRTVGGKVIVLDGGTSGDAAYLKGFLAALGNEVEAWFITHAHDDHFGALTQLAGDKEAPRIKKIYGSLPTLEWVAATGYGAQDAKPYEQFLETLRKANQPILELSPGQEMVMDRLRFEVLGVRNLEITNNAINNSSLVLRVSDKAKSVLFTADLGVEGGRKLLNSPLAGRLRADYVQMAHHGQTGVDEAFYRAVRPTACLWPTPLWLWDNDSGKGKGSGPWQTLEVRAWMEKMKIQRHYVMTEGLIRIE, from the coding sequence ATGTTTAAGTTGCTCAGATTATGGGTCTTGTTGCTTGAGGCAACGGTGATGGCCGGCGGCCTGGCGTGGGGGGCCGAGCATGACTCGCGCGGGCCGTCAGGCACGACGTTTGTCCTTTGGCAATTGCCGAACCAAACCCACAGCCAGATCATGTCCTATGTCCTGCGAACGGTGGGCGGGAAGGTGATTGTGCTCGATGGCGGCACTTCTGGAGATGCGGCCTACTTGAAGGGGTTCCTTGCGGCCCTGGGCAACGAAGTCGAGGCGTGGTTCATCACTCATGCGCACGATGACCATTTCGGCGCCTTGACCCAGTTGGCCGGCGATAAGGAAGCGCCGCGCATCAAGAAGATCTACGGGTCGCTGCCAACCCTGGAGTGGGTGGCGGCAACGGGTTACGGAGCGCAGGATGCCAAACCATATGAGCAGTTCCTGGAGACCCTGCGCAAAGCGAACCAGCCCATCCTCGAGCTTTCACCCGGTCAGGAAATGGTGATGGACCGCCTGCGCTTCGAGGTGCTCGGCGTCCGCAACCTCGAGATCACAAACAACGCCATCAACAACTCGAGCCTGGTCTTGCGGGTCTCCGACAAGGCCAAGTCAGTCCTCTTCACCGCCGATCTCGGCGTCGAGGGCGGGCGCAAGCTGCTGAACTCGCCCCTTGCCGGGCGCCTGCGCGCGGATTATGTCCAGATGGCCCATCACGGACAAACTGGAGTTGACGAAGCGTTCTATCGGGCGGTCAGGCCGACCGCGTGTCTATGGCCGACGCCGCTCTGGCTTTGGGACAACGACTCCGGCAAAGGCAAGGGGTCGGGCCCGTGGCAGACGCTCGAGGTGCGCGCCTGGATGGAGAAAATGAAGATCCAAAGGCACTATGTCATGACCGAGGGCTTGATTCGGATCGAGTGA
- a CDS encoding GH116 family glycosyl hydrolase has translation MAIAADNDSPMPRRKFLKLSAATVGTVGSLGAASAAPAGQGPAAQSPGLRTTRAVGRRGRRAYDGSYSGEFLNQVAFPLGGIGAGMICFEGTGALSHVSLRNRPDIFNEPCIFAAISVQGKRPAARVLEGPVPTRKLYGPQGSGNGSGGTTYGLPRFANATFKARFPFGVLTLADPQVPLGVEVTAWSPFEPGDPDNASLPVAALEYRFTNRSKSPIEAVFSFNSKNFMATGNNPQAVRPIAGGFILWGGGAKGNPWEEAAFSATVSEPGVKVNHAWFRGGWWDALTLAWKDVADGACYDCAPLTEGGPSPGGSLFVPLQLGAGASKCIVLRLAWFVGQTNLRFGKDPAELKLEPGQRDNYRPWYAGRFTEINGVTFYWRDHYDELRQKASRFSDCFHDSTLPPEITEAIAANLTILKSPTVMRQTDGRLWGWEGCKDNTGCCAGSCTHVWNYAQAIPHLFPSLERTLRETEFGPSQNDAGHQQFRSALPIRPLEHDFHAAADGQLGGIMKVFRDWRISGDTEWLRGLWPKVKRSLDYCIQTWDPGHKGVLEEPHHNTYDIEFWGADGMCTSFYLGALQAATIMGKALENEVPLYAELLAAGIRKTESELFDGEYFIQRIEWKNLRAQSPLENKSMVGSYSPEAVALLEKEGPKYQYGTGCLADGVLGSWMALVCGAGQVLAAPKVASHLRAIHKYNLKHDLSDFANPQRPTYACGAEGGLVLCTWPKGGELALPFVYSNEVWTGIEYQVASHLMRMGLVREGLEVVRVCRDRYDGRVRNPFNEYECGHWYARAMSSYALLFGLSGARYDAVDKVLHLEPRIAGDFRCFFSTATGYGTVGVRKGKPFYDAKVGTLDIRELRYVKYG, from the coding sequence ATGGCCATCGCCGCAGACAATGACTCCCCCATGCCCCGCCGCAAGTTTCTCAAGCTCTCCGCCGCAACTGTCGGCACAGTCGGCAGCTTGGGCGCTGCGTCCGCGGCCCCGGCCGGGCAAGGTCCAGCGGCCCAGTCACCGGGGCTGCGCACCACACGCGCGGTGGGCCGGCGCGGGCGGCGCGCCTACGACGGGTCGTATTCCGGCGAATTCCTGAACCAGGTGGCGTTTCCATTGGGTGGCATTGGGGCAGGCATGATCTGCTTTGAAGGGACTGGGGCACTCTCGCATGTTTCATTGCGCAATCGGCCCGACATTTTCAACGAGCCTTGTATCTTCGCGGCCATTTCGGTCCAGGGCAAACGGCCCGCGGCCCGTGTCCTGGAAGGGCCCGTGCCGACCCGCAAGCTCTACGGGCCGCAAGGTTCAGGGAACGGGTCGGGAGGGACCACCTATGGCCTGCCCCGGTTTGCCAATGCCACTTTCAAGGCCCGCTTTCCGTTCGGTGTGCTGACACTTGCGGACCCCCAGGTTCCGCTAGGCGTCGAAGTCACGGCCTGGAGCCCGTTCGAGCCCGGCGACCCGGACAATGCCAGCCTGCCGGTGGCCGCGTTGGAATACCGGTTCACCAACCGCAGCAAGAGTCCGATCGAGGCCGTGTTCTCTTTCAATTCCAAGAACTTCATGGCGACAGGCAACAACCCGCAGGCGGTGCGGCCCATTGCGGGCGGTTTCATCCTGTGGGGCGGCGGGGCGAAGGGCAATCCGTGGGAAGAAGCCGCTTTCTCCGCAACAGTGTCCGAACCTGGGGTGAAAGTGAATCACGCCTGGTTCCGCGGCGGCTGGTGGGATGCGCTAACCCTGGCTTGGAAAGACGTGGCCGATGGGGCGTGTTACGACTGCGCGCCGTTGACCGAGGGCGGCCCGAGCCCCGGCGGGAGTTTGTTCGTTCCGCTGCAGCTTGGCGCCGGTGCATCGAAGTGCATCGTGTTGCGGTTGGCGTGGTTCGTGGGGCAGACCAACCTGCGCTTCGGCAAAGATCCGGCCGAGCTCAAGCTGGAGCCGGGCCAGCGGGATAACTACCGCCCCTGGTACGCCGGGCGGTTTACGGAAATCAACGGGGTGACATTCTATTGGCGCGACCATTATGATGAGTTGCGCCAGAAGGCCAGCCGGTTCTCGGATTGCTTCCATGACTCCACCCTGCCGCCCGAAATCACCGAAGCCATCGCTGCAAACCTGACCATTCTCAAGTCGCCAACGGTCATGCGCCAGACCGATGGCCGGCTTTGGGGCTGGGAAGGCTGCAAGGACAACACTGGCTGCTGCGCTGGTTCCTGCACGCACGTCTGGAATTACGCTCAGGCCATCCCGCACCTCTTCCCGAGCCTGGAGCGGACGTTGCGCGAGACCGAGTTCGGGCCGTCGCAGAACGACGCCGGGCACCAGCAATTCCGCAGCGCGCTGCCGATTCGGCCATTGGAACACGACTTCCATGCCGCCGCCGACGGACAACTCGGCGGCATCATGAAGGTGTTCCGCGACTGGCGGATCAGCGGCGACACTGAATGGCTGCGCGGGCTCTGGCCGAAGGTCAAGCGCAGCCTGGATTATTGCATCCAGACCTGGGACCCCGGGCACAAGGGTGTGTTGGAAGAACCCCACCACAACACTTACGACATCGAGTTCTGGGGAGCGGACGGCATGTGCACCAGCTTTTACCTGGGCGCATTGCAGGCCGCGACCATTATGGGCAAGGCCCTGGAGAACGAGGTCCCGCTATATGCCGAGTTGCTGGCCGCCGGCATCCGCAAGACGGAGTCCGAGCTGTTTGACGGGGAGTATTTCATTCAGCGCATCGAGTGGAAGAACCTGCGCGCCCAGAGCCCGCTGGAGAACAAAAGCATGGTGGGAAGCTACTCGCCGGAAGCGGTCGCCCTCCTGGAGAAAGAAGGGCCGAAATACCAGTACGGCACCGGCTGCCTGGCCGATGGTGTGCTCGGTTCCTGGATGGCGCTGGTCTGCGGGGCCGGCCAGGTGCTCGCGGCGCCGAAGGTCGCCAGCCACCTGCGGGCCATCCACAAGTATAACCTCAAGCACGACCTCTCCGACTTCGCCAATCCTCAGCGGCCGACTTACGCTTGTGGCGCTGAAGGCGGCCTGGTCCTCTGCACCTGGCCGAAGGGGGGGGAGTTGGCACTGCCCTTTGTTTACTCCAACGAAGTCTGGACCGGCATCGAATACCAGGTCGCCTCGCACCTGATGCGGATGGGCCTGGTGCGGGAAGGGCTCGAGGTCGTGCGCGTGTGCCGCGACCGCTACGACGGCCGCGTGCGCAATCCGTTCAACGAATACGAGTGCGGGCATTGGTATGCCCGGGCGATGTCCTCCTACGCCCTGCTGTTCGGCCTGAGCGGCGCGCGCTATGACGCTGTGGACAAGGTGCTTCATCTTGAGCCCCGGATTGCAGGCGACTTCCGCTGCTTCTTCTCCACGGCTACCGGCTACGGCACCGTCGGCGTGCGAAAGGGCAAACCGTTCTATGACGCGAAGGTCGGGACACTGGATATCCGCGAACTCAGGTACGTGAAATACGGCTGA
- a CDS encoding nucleoside kinase, producing MMKSPNDIYQTDVPRPTVEVVLPDGRILCGPRKRPIAAFLKCLPEWNTNDLIVGAVVNGELRELTHPVELDSRAQLVRMSDPDGSGIYRRSVTFLLEAAFEDVFPAADISVDHSLSSGGFYCSVIGRPPLSREELAAVESRMKELVKADLPFERKVVPLQEAIDYFQSKGQDEKVQLLKFRRKDTLVLYTLRDRCDYHHGFMVPATGYVRWFALTPMGDGFALRFPRRNTPNELRPLPDSKKLLATFLEYNNWLIRLGIENVGALNTAIQNKRVSELILISEALHEHRIAEIARFVMERSKDARIVLVAGPSSSGKTTFSKRLAVQLLAQGISPFPLELDNYFLDREKTPKDEKGAYEFEALGALDTARLQSDLQQLIAGQEVQLPRFNFPLGRSEPGDFVKLEKGQLVILEGIHGLNPRLLPGLSPRQTTRIYVSCLTQLNLDRHNRISTTDTRLLRRIIRDARDRGYTAQQTIGHWESVGRGEKKHIFAYQENADVMFNSALVYELSAIRMLAEPLLRQVVFGTPEYIEAKRLLSFLQWFLPINEDLVPDNSILREFIDGSILKNFTLWQNGKHNDDYGAHGVVSELNC from the coding sequence ATGATGAAATCTCCCAACGATATCTACCAAACAGATGTCCCCCGTCCCACCGTCGAAGTGGTCCTGCCTGATGGCCGGATTCTCTGCGGGCCGCGCAAACGGCCCATTGCCGCCTTTCTAAAGTGCCTGCCGGAATGGAATACCAACGACCTGATTGTTGGCGCGGTCGTCAACGGCGAATTGCGCGAGCTGACGCACCCGGTCGAACTGGACTCCCGCGCGCAGCTCGTTCGGATGTCCGACCCCGACGGCTCGGGCATTTACCGCCGCTCAGTCACCTTTCTGCTGGAGGCCGCCTTCGAGGATGTCTTCCCTGCGGCGGACATCTCCGTTGACCACTCACTCTCTTCGGGCGGTTTCTATTGCTCGGTCATCGGCCGCCCTCCGCTTTCGCGGGAAGAGTTGGCCGCGGTCGAGTCTCGCATGAAAGAGCTGGTCAAAGCCGATCTGCCCTTCGAGCGGAAGGTCGTGCCCTTGCAGGAAGCCATTGACTACTTCCAATCCAAGGGACAGGACGAGAAGGTTCAGCTCCTCAAGTTCCGCCGCAAGGACACACTGGTGCTGTACACGTTGCGCGACCGCTGCGACTACCACCACGGCTTCATGGTGCCCGCCACCGGTTACGTGCGCTGGTTTGCCCTCACCCCGATGGGCGACGGCTTCGCTCTGCGTTTTCCCCGCCGCAACACACCCAATGAGCTGCGGCCCTTGCCTGATTCCAAGAAGTTGCTCGCCACCTTCCTCGAATACAACAATTGGCTTATCCGGCTTGGCATTGAAAACGTGGGCGCGTTAAACACCGCCATCCAGAACAAGCGCGTCAGCGAACTCATTCTCATCTCCGAAGCCCTGCACGAGCATCGCATTGCCGAGATCGCCCGTTTTGTCATGGAGCGTTCCAAGGACGCACGCATTGTTCTGGTAGCCGGGCCCTCTTCCTCCGGCAAGACCACCTTTTCCAAGCGCCTCGCCGTCCAACTGTTGGCGCAGGGCATTTCGCCCTTCCCGCTCGAACTGGACAACTACTTCCTGGACCGCGAGAAGACCCCCAAGGACGAGAAGGGCGCCTACGAATTCGAAGCGCTCGGGGCGTTGGACACTGCGCGGCTCCAGTCTGACCTCCAGCAGTTGATCGCCGGCCAGGAAGTGCAACTGCCCAGGTTCAACTTTCCCCTCGGTCGCAGCGAGCCCGGCGACTTCGTGAAGCTCGAAAAGGGCCAGCTTGTCATTCTCGAAGGCATCCACGGCCTCAATCCGCGCCTGTTGCCGGGCCTGTCCCCGCGCCAGACCACCCGCATCTACGTCTCCTGCCTCACCCAGTTGAACCTGGACCGCCATAACCGCATCTCCACCACGGACACCCGTTTGCTCCGCCGAATCATCCGCGACGCCCGCGACCGCGGCTACACCGCCCAGCAGACCATCGGTCACTGGGAATCGGTCGGGCGCGGAGAGAAAAAACACATCTTTGCCTACCAGGAGAATGCGGATGTGATGTTCAACTCCGCCTTGGTCTATGAGCTCTCGGCCATTCGAATGCTGGCTGAGCCACTGCTGCGCCAGGTCGTCTTTGGCACCCCCGAATACATCGAAGCCAAGCGCCTGCTTTCTTTTCTGCAGTGGTTTTTGCCCATCAACGAGGACCTCGTACCCGATAATTCCATCCTGCGCGAGTTTATCGACGGCTCCATCTTGAAGAACTTCACCCTGTGGCAAAACGGCAAGCACAACGACGACTACGGCGCCCACGGCGTCGTCTCGGAACTGAACTGCTAA